The Gossypium hirsutum isolate 1008001.06 chromosome D03, Gossypium_hirsutum_v2.1, whole genome shotgun sequence genomic interval CAAGTCaacaagttagaatgcaaaacacTACCAAAGTGTTCAGAATGTACCTTACCCGTCGCATTTACTCAAGTCAACTGCCCAACTTACATCACCacttttccaaaatttgatgcaCAACCTACCTCTCCCATAGGTGGTAGCTCCTCCGATGTGTCAATAGAAGTGAGCCTCATTGATCCTAGCTTTAAAGTTTGCAACGCTACTTTTTTCTCTAAGTCCAATGCCAAACTCACTTCTTCCATGGGTGGAAGCCACGCCAATGACTCGACCAACTCTGTCGCTTTACTTGAATTGAACCTCATTGGTCTTAGCTTCATTTTTTTCATCACCATTTTCCCCTAAGttcgatgacaaactcacctcttccttgggtggaagcccctTCGATGACTCAACAAGCTTCGATGCTACCTTTTCTTTGACCACGGTTTGCTTTGGACATTTTTGCAACTCATGTGGACCACGACATAAGAAGCACTTTACTTGCTTCTTCTTTCTCCTCGTTGCCCTATTGGCttcgaattttcctttatttgaACCAAACTTCTTGGGCTCCTCGTTTGACATATCATCCCCTTTGATGGTAGGCTTCCTTGGACATTTTAGCAACCTATTCAAACCATGACATAAGAAGTACTCCACTAGCTTCTTATCACATTCGGCCTCCTTAGTTTTTGTACCCCTTGCGATCGAACCAAGTCTCGCGGCCTTACCTTTCGGCTCGTCCTTTTTAGAAAGCTCGAATTTCTTCGGACATTATTTTTAACAAATGTGGACCATCACAAAGAAAACATTTCAAATTGCCTATCTTTTTGTTAAACATTTCAAATTGCCTATCTTTTTGTTAGGTTTCTTCTTCtcaactcgtggtttcccattaccaccatcATTTTCGTTGCCACTGCCATCATCATTTTTTCTTTGATTCCTTTCACATACACCCATTTCCTCAGACTTGGAAGACTCAAGTTTGTCTTTCCCTAGATTAAGCTTGACCATGGACTCCGCTACCGTCATAGCTTTCGACAGCTCTTGGACACCTCCTTATTCCACTTCCTGTCTGACCCACAACTTTAATCCATTCTTGAAAGCAAGTAATGCCTCTTTCTCGGTCACATCTGAAATTTGAAGCATGAGTTCCTTTAACTCtcgaacatactcccccactgtgccTCGTTACGTAAGCCATCGTAACTTTGCTCGAGCTTTCTTCTCGACAAATTTTGGATAAAACTACCCCTTCAACTCGCCTTGGAACTCGTCCTAAGTTCCAATCTCATAATGCATTTTATCTGTGGAATAGCCTCGCCACCATAAAAGCACAATATCAGTAAGAAACATGGAGGTAGTATTTACCTTACTCACATCATTCATGATGCCTTTGGCATGAAAATAGTGctccatcctccacaagaaacTGTCCACTTCGAATGTAGACCTTGCCCCTGCAAACTCTTTCAGCTTAGAGACATCTTCACAATTGAGTGCTGCCCTTGGCACTCTATTCCCCACGGTTGCTCGACACAAGGGAAGCTCTCCCTCaagctcctctattcttgtgtTCAAAGCCTTTTTtgtggccattgtttcctccttcaagCAATCACCATGGCCTTGAGAGCATCATTCCTTTCTATCAGCTTCTTCTTATGAAAATTTAGCAACTCTTGCACATTATCCCTATTGGAAGTGAGACATATGGTTACAAAGTCCTTGGATTGCTCCGCCAAGTCATCTATGCGTTCACCAAGCGCATCGTGTGAGTCATTCGTGTCCCCCATGGACTCCTCGAGTTTATTCACTCGTTTCTCTACTATCGACAACATATCCTTCAAAATGATTGGTTTATCGGCCCACTTTTGATCAAAATCTTCTTTTGACATCCCAATGGTGCCTTCACAACCAAAGCTTTGATACCACTTATCACGGGGTTAAAACTTTTGTCTCGTGTTCCTTGCGGCCTTAGGCATTCCTTTTGTACCAAatatgcctaagtcagcctaaccaTCAAACAATAGAAGATTCACAAAGAATTCCTCCAAATCATCAATTTATATAGCGGAAGCAACACTATCAAAAGAAAGCACAAAAGAACAGAAAGCCATAGAAAATTATGCAcgagaggtgtttgagtaaatgctcttaaTTGTATTACTTTCTCTTAAAGAATACAAGAAACAATCAAAGAATAAAGTGAGTTACAAGTGAGGGGgagactctctatttatagttgagctcccccaaaaccgacggtctaGATCAAGTTACATCAATGGACGAGATTAACCTATCTCTTAAAtctagggatttacaagattatataatcaaataCAATCTAATCTTATAAGATATGATTCccctcaatcttctaagattagtttccCTATTAACCAAGGTAGCCTATGTTGCCATATCTTTATCATTGAGCCACCTAGGCTTCAATCTAACAGCTCTTTGAATCAGGCCAGCTCTTGTGGGCCAAATGATCTGCATCTAAACAATAGACCTCCATAGGAACATTTGGTGCGATGGTtacgggctttgcactttggctCGTGACACTAGCAGTGActtactaatgatgtactttgtctcattgaactcaagattTGATGTTATACCAATTGTTGAGTAAAGTTTCCATCATGGCTGACTCTAATTAATTCGGCCCTTGACCTTTGCCCCCACAAATCCCCCTATTTTGtcactatattttatttctttaacagaAATTTAGGTCACACAGCTTTGACAATATCTTTACTTACAACTCACAATACAATTCATCAACAACTCTACACTACCGTATGATATAACAAAGTCAAACCTCTATAATTTAATTCATCTTTTAACATAATATAGATCAGCTATATGTTTAAATGCGATGATGAAACGTTCAGTTCAGTTTATAGAAAATCGAAAACATTTTTAAAGCATTGACTGCAGCAAAAACCCTTCCAATTCACCATTAAAATGGAACTTTCTAGTACCCATATGTTGTTCTCTTCATCATCCTCATGAACTCGTCCATACTTACCTCTCCATCATCTGTATTCAAAATTATCAACCATTAACTAATAAGCTTTCCTTGAAACTTAGATGACAAATTGTATATTAAGATTGAAGAAGAAATGTTATTGGAGCTTACTATCTTTATCAGCTTCTTCAATCAtgtcttgaatctcttttttagTCAGGTTTACACCAAGCTCGTTTGCTATGCGTTCAATGTCTTGGGCAGATATCTTTCCCTGAATTCAAATGAAGAAGGGTTAATAAACATGGGCAAACTATCTATTAGAACTTCAAATATGTTTCAATTGAgttcttaaaataatattttattaatcagaTCTGTTAATTTAGACGTTAAAAGATACTAAATGGATAGCttgaatttaacattttaatgttAATAAATTTTTCGAGGGTAGTTTCGTGTTTTTAACAAGTCAAGTCAGAACTATAAATGCTGTAGATACACATGTATTAGCAATTTAATATTTGCATTGTTATTTTAACCATAGTTGAGGAATTTTGATGCAAATAACCAGAAAAGACAGAAGCAGATATTTACGTTGTTATCTTGATCAATGATTTGGAATGCTTTCGTAAGCTCTTCTTTAGTGTCTCTTTCACCAATTTTGGCAGTCATCATAtacacaaattcatcaaaatcaatgGCTCCACTTCCATCTTTATCTACATCTGCAATCATTTGTTCGATTTGCTGGTGTGTGTGTGTGAGTGTGATATAGCAGATTAAACATTAAAGGATtctgaatatatatacatatatataaacttaaCATGCTATATATAGCACAACCAGGATATTTGAAAGATTACCTCTTCTGTCATCTCGAAACCTAGTGCCCTGTAATGCTAAAAACGATTAGCTCTATTTAGTTCTGATATCAGgtaaaatgtatgtatgtatgtatgtatgtatgtatgtatgtatgtatgtatgtatgtatgtatacctCATGGCAACATTAAGCTCTTTGGCATCAATGGTACCTGGACAGCAAAATTCACActataatttagtaaaatgtgGAGAACTGAGACTCAAAAGAATATCCATCTGGATATGAATATTAAGAAATGATCAtcttcga includes:
- the LOC107907794 gene encoding caltractin, whose translation is MSSIYKDTPGKDKHKGRHHGLSQQKKQEIKEAFELFDTDGSGTIDAKELNVAMRALGFEMTEEQIEQMIADVDKDGSGAIDFDEFVYMMTAKIGERDTKEELTKAFQIIDQDNNGKISAQDIERIANELGVNLTKKEIQDMIEEADKDNDGEVSMDEFMRMMKRTTYGY